A single genomic interval of Sinorhizobium garamanticum harbors:
- a CDS encoding polyamine ABC transporter substrate-binding protein produces the protein MTKWYRENAPITADKLADELMRLKRGSVTRRHFLGVTGLGLATAVLSRQPGLFSSTAFAGDLGTQMSIATWPNYHDPATFEAFTAATGVAVEVNVFGSNEEMLAKLQAGGTGWDLFVPTNYTISTYVKLGLIDELDMSKLPNYDGSTETARFTNEGIVDGKTYAVPKNWGTTGIAVNSSKIKAPVTSWKEFFDVAMTEADGRAMVHDYQLTTIGNALVSLGYSFNSVKPDELAKAEELLIKVKPHLYAINSDYQPSMRATDAWMTMCWTNDGAQLNRDMPEIQFVLGKDGGEIWSDFYAIPKSAANKAAGYALLNYLMTPENAVKEHIVNGAPTTDSRVLKLLPAEVTSNKIVYPDEAALTPLEFGAAVTLTDPGRAELMARFKSA, from the coding sequence ATGACCAAGTGGTACAGAGAGAATGCCCCGATTACCGCCGACAAGCTTGCCGACGAGCTGATGCGCCTGAAGCGCGGCTCGGTCACGCGCCGCCACTTCCTCGGCGTTACCGGCCTTGGCCTTGCGACCGCCGTCCTCTCGCGCCAGCCCGGCCTCTTCAGTTCCACCGCCTTCGCCGGCGATCTCGGCACGCAGATGTCGATCGCGACCTGGCCGAACTACCACGATCCCGCCACCTTCGAGGCCTTTACCGCCGCAACGGGCGTTGCCGTCGAGGTCAATGTCTTCGGCTCGAACGAGGAAATGCTGGCAAAGCTGCAGGCGGGCGGCACCGGCTGGGACCTCTTCGTGCCCACCAATTACACGATTTCCACTTATGTGAAGCTCGGCCTGATCGACGAGCTCGATATGTCGAAGCTGCCGAACTACGACGGCTCGACCGAGACCGCGCGCTTCACCAACGAGGGCATCGTCGACGGCAAGACCTATGCCGTGCCGAAGAACTGGGGCACGACCGGCATCGCCGTGAACTCCAGCAAGATAAAGGCGCCGGTTACGAGCTGGAAGGAGTTCTTCGACGTGGCGATGACCGAGGCGGATGGCCGCGCCATGGTGCACGACTACCAGCTCACCACCATCGGTAATGCGCTCGTCTCGCTCGGCTACTCCTTCAACTCCGTCAAGCCGGACGAACTTGCCAAGGCCGAGGAACTGCTGATCAAGGTGAAGCCGCATCTTTATGCGATAAACAGCGATTACCAGCCCTCGATGCGCGCCACCGACGCCTGGATGACCATGTGTTGGACCAATGACGGCGCCCAGCTCAACCGCGACATGCCGGAAATCCAGTTCGTGCTCGGCAAGGACGGCGGCGAGATCTGGTCGGATTTCTACGCCATCCCGAAAAGTGCGGCCAACAAGGCGGCCGGCTATGCGCTGCTCAACTACCTGATGACACCGGAAAACGCCGTCAAGGAACACATCGTCAACGGCGCGCCGACGACCGACAGCCGCGTCCTGAAGCTGCTGCCGGCCGAGGTCACCTCGAACAAGATCGTCTATCCGGACGAAGCGGCTCTCACGCCGCTCGAATTCGGCGCCGCCGTGACACTGACCGACCCCGGCCGCGCCGAGCTGATGGCGCGCTTCAAGTCGGCGTGA
- a CDS encoding ABC transporter ATP-binding protein: MTSASTNDIEFRSVAKRYGSVTAVSDINLAVPKGAFVALLGPSGCGKTTCLRMIGGFEQPSEGTVYVGGQPMNGVPAYRRPVNMVFQQYALFPHLDVEQNVAYGLKQMRPRIAAAEIARRTQEALEMVRLSGFAKRRIHEMSGGQQQRVALARAIVNKPKVLLLDEPLAALDKKLRTAMQIELQSLQRELGITFVLVTHDQEEALSMSDLVCVMSTGRIVQVGPPQEIYDRPATLFVADFVGKTNRIAATVDAGTNSIRLANGVGLAKPASANGTLVAAMVALRPEAISLVRNGAATLQGTVTHRIFLGSSVEYSVEVDGLGDFLVTADRRSLNESDLAEPGERIGLSFDPNALHVFPA, from the coding sequence GTGACATCCGCTTCGACGAACGACATCGAATTCCGTTCGGTCGCCAAACGCTATGGCAGCGTGACGGCAGTCTCGGACATCAACCTCGCGGTGCCCAAAGGCGCCTTCGTAGCGCTGCTTGGCCCTTCCGGCTGCGGCAAGACCACCTGCCTGCGCATGATCGGCGGCTTTGAGCAACCGAGCGAGGGCACGGTCTATGTCGGCGGCCAGCCGATGAACGGCGTGCCCGCCTATCGCCGGCCAGTCAACATGGTGTTCCAGCAATATGCGCTGTTCCCGCACCTCGATGTCGAGCAGAACGTCGCCTATGGCTTGAAGCAGATGCGCCCGCGTATCGCTGCCGCGGAAATCGCCCGCCGGACGCAGGAGGCGCTGGAGATGGTTCGCCTTAGCGGCTTCGCCAAGCGCCGCATTCACGAAATGTCAGGCGGACAGCAGCAGCGCGTGGCGCTCGCCCGCGCGATCGTCAACAAGCCGAAGGTGCTGCTTCTCGACGAGCCGCTTGCCGCTCTCGACAAGAAGCTGCGCACCGCCATGCAGATCGAGCTCCAGAGCCTGCAGCGCGAACTCGGCATCACCTTCGTGCTCGTCACCCACGACCAGGAAGAGGCACTGTCGATGAGCGATCTCGTCTGCGTCATGAGCACCGGCCGCATCGTCCAGGTCGGCCCGCCGCAGGAAATCTACGACCGCCCGGCCACCCTCTTCGTCGCCGATTTCGTGGGCAAGACCAACCGTATCGCCGCCACCGTCGACGCGGGCACGAATTCGATCCGGCTGGCGAACGGCGTCGGCCTTGCGAAGCCCGCGAGCGCCAACGGCACGCTCGTCGCGGCCATGGTTGCACTCCGCCCGGAAGCGATCAGCCTCGTCCGCAACGGCGCCGCGACGCTTCAGGGCACCGTGACGCACCGCATCTTCTTGGGGTCGTCGGTCGAATATTCGGTCGAGGTCGATGGCCTCGGCGACTTTCTGGTAACCGCCGACCGCCGGAGTCTCAACGAAAGCGATCTCGCGGAGCCCGGCGAAAGAATCGGGCTCTCTTTCGATCCCAACGCGCTTCACGTCTTTCCGGCCTGA
- a CDS encoding helix-turn-helix transcriptional regulator has product MSIDLDGLFRALAPLVDGVPMEDQAVGGAFRRLMSTLMNFDYVVVFAYRGKERPIDLYSTFDAKDHVLFVSLYQAGPYLLDPFYHAACAPKPGVWRMRELAPDRFFSSEYYRTYYVQTGLAEEVGFFVPISGEITVVLSLMRREATGTFSAAEFALLKKVEPLVAALVRHHWADLGRRFDAALAKTGRSRRKAAHPPADGVWQHLNLTEREAAIIELVLQGHSSESIGLKLGISTGTVKVHRRNVYRKLGISSQTQLLSLYLKNLGQ; this is encoded by the coding sequence TTGAGTATCGACCTCGATGGACTTTTTCGGGCGCTCGCGCCCCTGGTCGACGGTGTACCGATGGAGGATCAGGCCGTCGGCGGCGCATTTCGTCGGCTGATGTCGACCCTGATGAACTTCGATTATGTCGTCGTTTTCGCCTATCGCGGCAAGGAACGCCCGATCGATCTCTACAGCACCTTCGACGCGAAGGATCACGTTCTCTTCGTCAGCCTCTATCAGGCAGGGCCCTATCTGCTCGACCCCTTTTACCACGCCGCATGCGCGCCGAAGCCCGGCGTCTGGCGGATGCGGGAGCTGGCGCCCGATCGTTTCTTTTCGAGCGAGTATTACCGCACCTATTACGTCCAGACCGGGCTTGCGGAGGAGGTGGGCTTCTTTGTGCCGATCAGCGGCGAGATCACGGTGGTCCTTTCGCTGATGCGGCGCGAGGCGACCGGTACGTTCAGCGCGGCGGAATTCGCTCTGCTCAAGAAGGTGGAGCCGCTGGTGGCGGCGCTGGTGCGCCATCACTGGGCCGATCTCGGCCGCCGCTTCGACGCGGCGTTGGCGAAAACGGGACGGAGCCGCCGCAAGGCGGCGCATCCGCCCGCCGATGGCGTCTGGCAACATCTGAACCTGACGGAAAGGGAGGCGGCGATCATCGAATTGGTGCTTCAGGGGCATTCGTCGGAGTCGATCGGCCTCAAGCTCGGCATCTCGACAGGCACCGTCAAGGTTCACCGGCGCAACGTGTATCGCAAGCTCGGCATCTCGTCTCAGACCCAGCTTCTTTCGCTCTACCTCAAGAATCTCGGCCAGTAA
- a CDS encoding low temperature requirement protein A, whose product MSEIPPSKPHSVAHHVSRMTGRDPHEGHRVATPLELLFDLTFVIAFSLAAAQLAHLLAEGHFKAGLIGFGFASFAICWAWVNFSWFASAYDTDDWVFRCVTMVQMVGVLILAIGLPPMFESVDKGEDLNNGIMVLGYVVMRVAMVFQWLRAARQDPLRSKACTTYAIAISIAQIGWIVLIFIDFSLLVTLAFVVVLTLVEMAGPVIAESLQGGTPWHAHHIAERYGLLAIIALGEGVVGTVASVTAVVEGRGWNLDVVLVCIAGTGLTFGMWWIYFTLPSAEILHRFRKRAFVWGYGQMAIFAAIVATGAGLHVAAYYIEHKAHISSVAAVLTVAVPVAVYVGSIYAMYVYLVRAMERRHIWQFCATVLVLAASVGAAMVGIDMAVCLIILMFAPVITVIGYERAGHRHKARSLERVLGGEQSAH is encoded by the coding sequence ATGTCCGAGATCCCGCCATCCAAGCCGCATTCGGTTGCTCATCATGTTTCGAGGATGACGGGACGCGATCCGCATGAGGGGCATCGCGTAGCCACGCCGCTGGAACTCCTCTTCGACCTGACTTTCGTCATCGCCTTCAGTCTTGCTGCCGCGCAACTCGCTCACCTCCTGGCCGAGGGACACTTCAAGGCCGGGCTCATCGGCTTCGGCTTCGCGAGCTTCGCGATCTGCTGGGCCTGGGTGAATTTCTCCTGGTTCGCTTCCGCCTACGATACCGACGACTGGGTGTTTCGTTGCGTGACGATGGTGCAGATGGTTGGCGTGCTTATTCTCGCCATCGGCCTGCCGCCGATGTTCGAGTCGGTCGACAAGGGTGAAGATCTCAACAACGGCATCATGGTGCTCGGTTACGTGGTGATGCGGGTCGCCATGGTGTTCCAATGGCTCAGAGCGGCGCGACAGGATCCGCTCCGCAGCAAGGCTTGCACGACCTATGCCATAGCGATCTCCATTGCGCAGATCGGCTGGATCGTGCTGATCTTCATCGATTTCTCCCTGCTCGTGACGCTTGCCTTCGTCGTCGTACTGACCCTGGTCGAAATGGCCGGGCCGGTGATCGCGGAGTCGCTGCAGGGTGGTACCCCCTGGCACGCGCACCATATCGCTGAGCGCTACGGCCTCCTTGCGATCATCGCACTTGGTGAGGGCGTGGTTGGAACGGTGGCCTCCGTGACAGCGGTCGTCGAGGGGCGCGGCTGGAACCTTGACGTGGTGCTTGTCTGCATCGCAGGCACCGGGCTGACCTTCGGCATGTGGTGGATCTACTTCACGCTCCCGAGCGCGGAAATCCTTCACAGGTTTCGCAAGCGCGCCTTCGTCTGGGGTTATGGGCAAATGGCGATCTTCGCCGCCATCGTTGCGACGGGCGCGGGTCTGCACGTCGCTGCCTACTACATCGAGCACAAGGCGCATATCTCGTCCGTCGCGGCGGTGCTGACCGTCGCCGTGCCCGTCGCGGTCTATGTGGGCTCGATCTACGCCATGTACGTCTATCTGGTCAGGGCGATGGAGCGCCGGCACATCTGGCAGTTCTGCGCCACGGTCCTGGTGCTGGCCGCGTCCGTTGGCGCGGCGATGGTGGGAATCGACATGGCGGTCTGCCTCATCATTCTGATGTTCGCGCCGGTCATCACCGTCATCGGTTATGAACGCGCCGGCCATCGCCACAAGGCACGGTCGCTCGAACGCGTGCTCGGGGGCGAGCAGAGCGCGCATTGA
- a CDS encoding TonB-dependent siderophore receptor, with protein MQSNGNGVRVRDVLAGGVAFAALLVAGAAQAQDGSATQLERLVVEGGASANGSATGPVDGYVAKATTTGSKTATPLSEIPQSVSVVGREELDDRAVVNKVDEALRYTPGVMAAPFGVDADTDWFYIRGFDAAQTGVFLDGLSLFSYAFGNFQIDPFMLERIEVLRGPASVLYGGANPGGIINLISKRPLDEPLYYTEIGINSDGNAFTGFDVNDGLTEDGTVRYRLTGKIAGGDNYSDFSEDLRGFILPQVTYAPDDTTSLTVYGLLQGLDQVHVGNGFLPYVGTVVDAPFGKIDRDAYFGEPDIDEGTYAQQMLGYEFKHDFDNGWTFSQNARYAHLHKHERYPYPYGYVGPGFGNVEPIGPDYLLNRIGFEATSKVDSFSIDNRAETDFDLGATNHTFLVGLDYKYYRLDHIGASGGATPISPTDPVYGVPQGPTAVYVNQIFTQQQIGIYAQDQVRFGDGWLVTLNGRYDYVDTDLKNVATAWAGASDFGYDDGALSGRAGLAYEFDNGFTPYVSVATFFNPLVGSRDSNPDPAVTTLVPLKPEEGYQYEAGIKYEPTFIDGLFTASIFEITKQNVQVNEPVLGLSTQLGEVRSRGVELEGKVNLDENWKVISAFSYTDLEITEDTNPSLLGKSPYLIPETQAALWLDYTVTSGAFEGMSLGAGVRYQGESWADAENTKKVPDAALVDAAIRYEKNDWAASLNVANLFDKEYVKGCQGLLTCGYGESRTFTLKLSKTW; from the coding sequence ATGCAGAGCAATGGCAACGGGGTGCGCGTGAGGGATGTATTGGCGGGCGGAGTGGCATTCGCGGCACTGCTGGTCGCCGGTGCGGCGCAGGCGCAGGATGGCAGCGCCACCCAGCTTGAACGGCTGGTGGTCGAAGGCGGAGCGTCGGCGAACGGCAGCGCCACCGGCCCGGTTGACGGCTACGTGGCCAAGGCAACCACAACGGGGTCGAAGACCGCCACACCGCTGAGCGAAATCCCCCAGTCTGTCTCCGTCGTCGGTCGCGAGGAGCTGGACGATCGCGCCGTGGTCAACAAGGTCGATGAAGCCTTGCGCTATACGCCCGGCGTCATGGCCGCGCCCTTCGGCGTCGACGCCGATACGGACTGGTTCTATATCCGCGGCTTCGACGCGGCGCAGACCGGCGTTTTTCTCGACGGCCTCTCCCTCTTCAGCTACGCCTTCGGCAATTTCCAGATAGACCCCTTCATGCTGGAGCGGATCGAGGTGCTGAGGGGGCCGGCCTCCGTGCTCTATGGCGGCGCCAATCCGGGCGGCATCATCAATCTGATCAGCAAGCGGCCGCTTGACGAGCCGCTCTACTACACGGAAATCGGTATCAACAGCGATGGCAACGCCTTCACCGGCTTCGATGTCAACGACGGGCTGACCGAAGACGGTACGGTTCGCTACCGTCTGACCGGCAAGATCGCCGGCGGCGACAATTACTCGGATTTCTCCGAAGACCTGCGGGGCTTCATCCTTCCGCAAGTCACCTATGCCCCGGACGACACAACCAGCCTGACCGTCTACGGCCTGCTGCAAGGGCTCGACCAGGTCCATGTCGGCAACGGCTTCCTGCCCTATGTCGGAACGGTGGTCGACGCCCCCTTCGGCAAGATCGACCGGGATGCCTACTTCGGCGAACCCGATATCGATGAGGGAACCTACGCCCAGCAGATGCTCGGCTATGAGTTCAAGCACGATTTCGACAACGGCTGGACCTTTAGCCAGAACGCCCGCTACGCCCATCTACACAAGCACGAGCGGTACCCATACCCCTACGGCTATGTCGGCCCCGGCTTTGGCAATGTGGAGCCCATCGGTCCGGACTACCTTCTGAATCGCATCGGCTTCGAGGCGACGTCGAAGGTCGACAGCTTCTCGATCGACAACCGGGCGGAGACGGATTTCGATCTCGGCGCCACGAATCACACTTTTCTCGTTGGCCTCGACTACAAATACTACCGCCTCGACCATATAGGGGCGTCGGGAGGCGCAACGCCGATCAGCCCCACCGATCCGGTCTATGGTGTGCCCCAGGGACCGACGGCCGTCTATGTCAACCAGATCTTCACACAGCAGCAGATCGGCATCTATGCCCAGGATCAGGTGCGCTTCGGCGACGGTTGGCTCGTAACGCTCAATGGGCGCTACGACTATGTCGATACCGACCTCAAGAACGTCGCTACGGCCTGGGCCGGAGCTTCCGACTTCGGATATGATGACGGCGCGCTCAGCGGCCGGGCCGGCCTCGCTTACGAGTTCGACAACGGCTTCACGCCCTATGTAAGCGTCGCGACCTTCTTCAACCCTCTCGTGGGCTCACGCGACTCGAACCCTGATCCCGCGGTCACGACTTTGGTGCCCCTGAAGCCCGAAGAAGGCTACCAGTACGAAGCCGGAATCAAATACGAGCCGACGTTTATCGACGGATTGTTCACCGCCTCCATCTTCGAGATAACCAAGCAGAACGTCCAGGTGAATGAGCCCGTCCTTGGGCTCTCCACCCAGCTCGGCGAGGTGCGCTCCCGCGGGGTCGAGCTTGAAGGCAAGGTCAACCTTGATGAAAACTGGAAGGTCATCTCCGCTTTCAGCTATACCGATCTCGAGATCACGGAAGACACCAACCCGTCGCTGCTCGGCAAGTCGCCCTATCTCATACCCGAAACGCAGGCTGCGCTGTGGCTCGACTACACGGTGACCAGCGGCGCTTTCGAAGGCATGAGCCTTGGCGCAGGCGTCCGTTACCAGGGCGAATCTTGGGCCGATGCGGAAAATACGAAGAAGGTTCCGGACGCCGCGCTCGTCGATGCCGCCATACGCTACGAGAAGAACGACTGGGCCGCCTCCCTCAACGTCGCCAATCTCTTCGACAAGGAATATGTCAAGGGATGCCAGGGGCTCTTGACCTGCGGCTACGGTGAAAGCCGGACTTTCACGCTGAAGCTCAGCAAGACGTGGTGA
- a CDS encoding helix-turn-helix domain-containing protein, which translates to MTFQPRMQNKISGFSVIGGLHRRHWNGVVADVWDVECIPHAGGYYVAADPRMFIVLDAKGGGNCRVKLASNGRSTVQNYHRQALSYIPAGVELWTDVVDIRYLRHLDLHFDVDVLSRRLMEDLDPSAIETPRLMFQDPRFLQLAELIAAECLNPQPLHDLYGDGLTLALFIDLMKINRSVSRKRSQLAAWQLRRAVDYIGENVARNVRLEELANLTGLSQSHFSHAFKASTGMAPHQWQTKARIERAKEMLLENNASLTTVAAETGFADQAHFTRVFRKTVGTTPALWKKSRLS; encoded by the coding sequence ATGACATTTCAGCCGCGCATGCAAAACAAGATCAGCGGTTTCTCTGTCATAGGCGGACTGCACCGGCGTCATTGGAACGGTGTCGTTGCGGATGTGTGGGACGTCGAGTGCATTCCTCACGCCGGCGGCTACTACGTCGCGGCGGACCCGCGCATGTTCATCGTACTCGATGCTAAGGGCGGAGGAAATTGCCGCGTCAAGCTGGCCTCGAACGGCAGAAGCACCGTCCAGAACTATCATCGGCAGGCCCTTTCCTACATACCGGCCGGCGTGGAGCTCTGGACCGATGTCGTCGATATCCGGTACCTGCGGCATCTCGACCTGCATTTCGATGTCGATGTGCTCAGCCGCCGTCTGATGGAAGACCTTGACCCCAGCGCGATCGAGACGCCTCGGCTGATGTTTCAGGACCCTCGGTTTCTCCAGCTTGCCGAGCTGATCGCCGCCGAATGCCTCAATCCGCAGCCGCTACACGACCTCTACGGCGATGGACTGACGCTGGCGCTGTTCATCGATCTGATGAAGATCAACCGGAGCGTGAGCCGCAAACGCAGCCAGTTGGCAGCCTGGCAACTGCGCCGCGCGGTGGACTACATCGGGGAAAATGTCGCCCGCAATGTCCGGCTCGAAGAGTTGGCGAACCTCACCGGGCTGTCGCAATCGCATTTCAGCCACGCCTTCAAGGCATCGACCGGCATGGCGCCGCACCAGTGGCAGACAAAGGCCCGGATCGAGCGCGCAAAAGAGATGTTGCTTGAGAACAACGCATCGCTAACCACAGTGGCGGCGGAAACAGGTTTCGCCGATCAGGCGCACTTCACCCGCGTGTTCCGCAAGACGGTCGGCACGACGCCGGCGCTCTGGAAAAAGAGCCGTCTCTCCTGA
- a CDS encoding 6,7-dimethyl-8-ribityllumazine synthase → MTILSQPAARIAIVRARWHADIVDRCVDAFVAQWTELGGNSADVEIFDVPGALEIPLHAQTLARTGRYSAILGTAFVVDGGIYRHDFVAGTVLDGMMRVQLDTDVPVLSAVLTPHNFQESEPLIAFFRDHFVIKGEEAANACAQILDARAKLALLNA, encoded by the coding sequence ATGACCATTCTTTCCCAACCCGCCGCCAGGATTGCAATTGTCCGCGCCCGCTGGCACGCCGACATCGTCGATCGCTGCGTCGATGCTTTCGTCGCACAATGGACGGAACTCGGCGGCAACTCCGCCGACGTCGAGATCTTCGACGTCCCGGGTGCTCTCGAAATCCCGCTGCACGCACAGACGCTCGCCAGGACCGGCCGTTATTCGGCGATCCTCGGGACGGCCTTCGTGGTCGATGGCGGCATCTACCGCCACGACTTCGTCGCCGGCACGGTGCTCGACGGCATGATGCGCGTGCAGCTCGACACCGACGTGCCGGTCCTTTCTGCCGTGCTCACCCCGCACAATTTCCAGGAAAGCGAGCCGCTGATCGCCTTCTTCCGCGATCATTTCGTCATCAAAGGCGAAGAGGCCGCCAACGCCTGCGCCCAGATTCTCGACGCCCGCGCCAAGCTGGCGCTGTTGAACGCCTAG
- a CDS encoding ABC transporter ATP-binding protein, whose translation MAFLTLTNIQKSFGPVQVVHNFNMGIDKGEFVSFLGPSGCGKTTILRMIAGFETPSGGSIVIDGKDQGALKPNQRNIGMVFQAYALFPNMNVHDNVAFGLKVAGAQKTEVDQRVKQMLGLIKLEHLADRFPYQLSGGQQQRVALARALAVKPQVLLLDEPLSALDAKIRVSLREEIRQIQQQLGITTVFVTHDQEEALSISDRIVVMNAGHADQIGTPFEIYNTPATRFVASFVGTLNIIEGKVADPSAGAVTIGDQRISLKAPIAGLKGGDSISLALRPEAGSIVESAKGDTALIGEVVSTSFLGSVIRTKLRVGSDIISFDTFNDPGLTPPVSGENVTLRFAAKDLLVIRE comes from the coding sequence ATGGCATTCCTGACACTGACCAACATCCAGAAGTCCTTCGGCCCGGTTCAGGTCGTGCACAACTTCAACATGGGCATCGACAAGGGCGAGTTCGTTTCGTTCCTCGGCCCCTCGGGTTGCGGCAAGACCACGATCCTGCGCATGATCGCCGGCTTCGAGACCCCCTCGGGCGGCTCCATCGTCATCGACGGCAAGGACCAGGGTGCATTGAAGCCCAACCAGCGCAACATCGGCATGGTATTCCAGGCCTATGCGCTTTTCCCGAACATGAACGTTCACGACAATGTCGCCTTCGGCCTCAAGGTCGCCGGCGCTCAGAAAACGGAAGTTGATCAACGGGTGAAGCAGATGCTCGGGCTGATCAAGCTCGAGCACCTGGCGGACCGCTTCCCCTATCAATTGTCCGGCGGCCAACAGCAGCGCGTGGCGCTCGCCCGCGCGCTCGCCGTCAAGCCGCAGGTATTGTTACTCGACGAGCCCCTCTCCGCACTCGACGCGAAGATCCGCGTCTCGCTGCGCGAGGAGATCCGGCAGATCCAGCAGCAACTCGGCATTACCACCGTCTTCGTGACGCATGACCAGGAGGAAGCGCTGTCGATCTCCGACCGGATCGTCGTCATGAATGCGGGACACGCCGACCAGATCGGTACCCCCTTCGAGATTTACAACACGCCGGCAACCCGTTTCGTCGCCTCCTTCGTCGGCACGCTGAACATCATCGAGGGCAAGGTCGCGGACCCCTCTGCCGGCGCCGTCACCATTGGCGACCAGAGGATTTCGCTGAAAGCGCCGATCGCCGGTCTGAAGGGCGGCGACAGCATCTCGCTCGCCCTGCGCCCGGAAGCGGGCTCGATCGTCGAAAGTGCCAAAGGCGATACCGCGCTTATCGGCGAGGTCGTCTCCACAAGCTTCCTCGGTTCGGTCATCCGGACAAAACTGCGTGTCGGCAGCGACATCATCTCCTTCGACACGTTCAACGATCCCGGCCTCACCCCGCCGGTCTCCGGCGAAAACGTCACGCTGCGCTTCGCCGCCAAGGACCTGCTCGTCATTCGTGAATAG
- a CDS encoding ABC transporter permease, translating into MKAQRLGAWIAIAIGASYFIIPLLGTLEFSLRMRRGEYSFDAYQSVFADIQFRETFGYSMLMALLTIIFGMLLVVPTAYWVRLRLPQVRPVVEFITLLPLVIPAIVIVFGYLRLYNSSSVLPLTGSTSGTTALLMFSYMTLSLPYMYRAVDTAMRAIDVRTLTEAAESLGAKWPTILFRCIFPNVMSGVLSGAFITFAIVMGEFTMAALLNRPAFGPYLQLVGANKAYEPSALAVIAFAITWLSMGLIQLVSRFQKSAPAKA; encoded by the coding sequence ATGAAAGCACAACGCCTCGGCGCCTGGATCGCCATCGCCATCGGAGCGAGCTATTTCATCATTCCGCTGCTGGGGACCCTGGAATTCTCGCTGCGCATGCGCCGCGGCGAATATTCCTTCGATGCCTACCAGTCGGTCTTTGCCGATATCCAGTTCCGCGAGACCTTCGGCTATTCGATGCTGATGGCGCTGTTGACCATCATCTTCGGCATGCTGCTTGTCGTGCCGACCGCCTACTGGGTGCGGCTGCGCCTGCCGCAGGTGCGGCCGGTCGTCGAGTTCATCACGCTGCTGCCGCTCGTCATTCCGGCGATCGTCATCGTCTTCGGCTATCTGCGCCTTTATAACTCCTCCTCGGTGCTGCCGCTGACCGGCTCGACTTCCGGGACAACCGCGCTCCTGATGTTCTCCTATATGACGCTGTCGCTCCCCTACATGTATCGCGCCGTCGATACCGCCATGCGGGCGATCGACGTCCGGACGCTGACGGAAGCGGCCGAGAGCCTCGGCGCCAAATGGCCGACGATCCTCTTCCGCTGCATTTTCCCGAATGTGATGAGCGGCGTGCTGTCCGGCGCCTTCATCACCTTCGCGATCGTGATGGGCGAATTCACCATGGCCGCGCTCCTCAACCGGCCCGCCTTCGGCCCCTACCTGCAGCTCGTCGGCGCCAACAAGGCCTATGAACCTTCGGCGCTCGCCGTCATCGCATTCGCCATCACCTGGCTCAGCATGGGTCTTATCCAGCTCGTCTCCCGCTTCCAGAAATCCGCTCCGGCCAAGGCTTGA
- a CDS encoding ABC transporter permease → MTTTTAAVPLISKRAIIDWLGIAPFMIFALMFLIVPTLYLVTGAFLTPEGELTFKNIADLFTPSILSAYWISIRVSVASSLGGALIGFFLAWAIVLGGVPTWVRSGLLTFSGVASNFAGVPLAFAFLATLGRTGLVTVFLRDWFGFNLYSTGFNLLSFFGLTITYMYFQIPLMVLILTPALDGMKKEWREASEILGASTWQYWRMVALPILWPSLLGTTLLLFANAFGAIATAYALTGSSLNIVPILLYAQIRGDVLHNPNLGYALALGMIVITGISNILYIWLRMRAERWQK, encoded by the coding sequence ATGACCACGACAACAGCCGCAGTACCTTTGATCAGCAAACGGGCGATTATCGATTGGCTCGGCATCGCGCCGTTCATGATTTTCGCGCTGATGTTCCTGATCGTCCCGACGCTCTATCTCGTGACCGGCGCGTTTTTGACGCCAGAGGGCGAGCTCACTTTCAAGAACATCGCCGATCTCTTCACGCCCTCGATTCTCTCCGCCTATTGGATCTCCATCCGGGTCTCGGTCGCCTCCTCGCTCGGCGGCGCGCTGATCGGTTTCTTCCTCGCCTGGGCGATCGTGCTCGGCGGCGTGCCGACCTGGGTCCGCTCCGGCCTCCTCACCTTCTCCGGCGTCGCTTCGAATTTCGCCGGCGTGCCGCTGGCATTCGCGTTTCTCGCAACCCTTGGACGCACCGGCCTCGTGACGGTTTTCCTGCGCGACTGGTTCGGTTTCAATCTCTACTCGACCGGCTTCAACCTCCTGAGTTTCTTCGGCCTCACCATCACCTACATGTATTTTCAGATCCCGCTGATGGTGCTGATCCTGACGCCGGCGCTCGACGGCATGAAGAAGGAATGGCGCGAGGCATCCGAGATCCTCGGCGCCTCGACCTGGCAATACTGGCGCATGGTGGCGCTGCCGATCCTCTGGCCGAGCCTGCTCGGCACGACCCTTCTGCTTTTCGCCAACGCTTTCGGCGCGATCGCCACGGCCTACGCGCTGACCGGCAGTTCGCTCAACATCGTTCCGATCCTGCTTTATGCGCAGATCCGCGGCGACGTGCTGCACAACCCCAACCTCGGTTACGCCCTGGCGCTCGGCATGATCGTCATCACCGGCATTTCCAACATTCTTTATATCTGGCTGCGGATGCGCGCCGAACGGTGGCAGAAATGA